In a genomic window of Shouchella clausii:
- a CDS encoding ABC transporter ATP-binding protein has product MLELEGVSKSFAAVEAVKNVHLHVRQGEAVGLLGPNGAGKSTLIDMLTTLTKPTAGEIRFEGKPVANQLKPFRNRIGVVPQEIALFQELSAEENLLFFGKLYKLEKAALKQRVAELLDLMELTNRKKEPVRTFSGGMKRRLNLAVALIHKPEYLILDEPTVGIDPHSRRHLLDFIKDLQEHKGLTILYTSHYMEEVEFLCNRIYIVDRGSVIAEGTQSEIKRIISPQSTYELTVAVKTAELKEQLASHEYVQALKETDEGYRIVSAKNNLFPMLLHMVEDSGTTVKGIHIKQPTLEDVFLHLTGRSLRD; this is encoded by the coding sequence ATGCTGGAACTAGAAGGGGTTTCAAAGAGCTTTGCTGCAGTAGAAGCAGTAAAAAATGTCCATCTCCATGTACGGCAAGGGGAAGCGGTTGGCCTCCTTGGTCCAAACGGAGCGGGCAAATCGACGTTAATTGACATGTTGACGACACTAACAAAGCCGACAGCAGGGGAGATCCGGTTTGAAGGCAAGCCAGTCGCAAACCAGTTGAAGCCATTTCGTAACCGAATTGGTGTGGTGCCTCAGGAAATCGCCCTGTTTCAAGAATTATCGGCGGAAGAGAATTTATTGTTTTTCGGGAAGCTCTATAAACTTGAAAAAGCTGCTTTAAAACAGCGGGTAGCCGAATTACTGGATTTGATGGAATTGACAAACCGAAAAAAAGAACCTGTGCGGACGTTCTCAGGGGGAATGAAACGACGTTTAAATTTAGCCGTGGCCCTCATCCACAAGCCTGAGTATTTAATATTAGATGAACCAACGGTAGGCATTGATCCACATTCGCGCCGGCATTTGCTGGATTTTATTAAAGATCTCCAGGAACATAAAGGGCTGACTATTTTATATACAAGCCATTACATGGAAGAAGTCGAGTTTTTGTGCAACCGCATTTATATTGTCGACCGTGGCTCTGTCATTGCAGAAGGCACACAAAGCGAAATCAAGCGGATTATTAGCCCTCAATCGACTTATGAGCTAACAGTTGCCGTAAAAACGGCGGAATTAAAAGAACAGCTAGCCAGCCATGAATACGTGCAGGCATTAAAGGAGACAGACGAAGGCTACCGCATCGTTTCAGCAAAAAACAATTTGTTTCCAATGCTTTTGCATATGGTTGAAGACAGCGGGACTACTGTAAAAGGCATCCATATCAAGCAGCCGACGCTAGAAGATGTATTTTTGCACTTAACTGGCCGGTCGTTGCGGGATTAG
- a CDS encoding response regulator transcription factor has translation MKTILLAEDQQIVRQGLKMMIEHRQRYQVIEAENGQEAVDLAGRHVIDLVLMDVRMPVMTGIEATKRLIERDPNVKIVMLTTFIDERYAIEALKAGAKGYILKDADMESLFATIEKALLGELVLDGQVAAKVMPKLLQHSAPQEKEQIPPLAEREKEIIRLVGQGRNNAEIAAELYLSVGTVKNYISQLFIKLGVRDRTQLAIFAVKHDI, from the coding sequence TTGAAAACGATTCTTTTAGCTGAAGACCAACAAATTGTCCGCCAAGGTTTGAAAATGATGATCGAGCATCGTCAACGTTATCAAGTGATTGAAGCTGAGAATGGGCAAGAGGCTGTTGATTTAGCTGGCCGCCATGTCATTGACCTTGTGCTAATGGATGTGCGTATGCCTGTGATGACAGGCATTGAAGCGACAAAGCGGCTGATTGAACGGGATCCAAATGTGAAAATCGTTATGTTAACGACGTTTATTGATGAACGTTATGCGATTGAGGCACTTAAAGCTGGAGCAAAGGGCTATATATTAAAAGATGCCGATATGGAAAGTTTGTTTGCTACGATTGAAAAGGCACTTTTAGGCGAACTCGTCTTAGATGGCCAAGTGGCGGCAAAGGTCATGCCAAAGCTTCTGCAGCACTCAGCTCCGCAGGAGAAAGAACAGATTCCACCTTTAGCTGAGCGGGAAAAAGAGATCATTCGCCTAGTGGGGCAGGGCCGCAACAATGCGGAAATCGCTGCTGAACTTTATTTAAGTGTAGGGACAGTTAAAAATTACATAAGCCAATTGTTTATCAAACTAGGGGTGCGTGACCGGACACAGCTAGCCATTTTTGCAGTCAAACATGATATTTAA
- a CDS encoding sensor histidine kinase, giving the protein MAYWVRVAFIFAGIVIWPLSDKTQLVEPLFWLTSGLILGGLLSEPLWRRPMWLYSLLTAIACVYILLAGMDAAWLVPILLAVYPFARTSSGQWQAGALPSALVAASILCSPTGIAATFVWLLTTVILFYMMWQFALWHRQNHQQQEKIDELQYEQKQLRRRFLEHEDAAKQRERTRIARDVHDSVGHQLTALMMQLQVAEMKVQDPVIAEAKQTARTALAEMRSAVRALESEEERGVAMIIRLIRKLEAEGHVRVTFTTEAGALSVPLSEEQNVALYRFVQEGLTNAMRHSYAKEIDVHLAVVGKRTYVATLKNEAKPEAVREGFGLTQLRNRFEQLHGWFRASNEDGMFIVEGAFPIERTTAIENDSFS; this is encoded by the coding sequence GTGGCGTATTGGGTGCGCGTTGCCTTTATTTTTGCAGGAATTGTCATTTGGCCGCTCAGTGACAAGACGCAACTTGTTGAACCGCTGTTTTGGCTTACAAGTGGATTGATATTAGGCGGCCTGCTTTCAGAACCGCTATGGCGGCGCCCCATGTGGCTATATAGTTTGCTGACAGCCATAGCGTGCGTATACATATTGTTAGCTGGAATGGACGCAGCTTGGCTCGTGCCAATATTGCTGGCTGTTTATCCATTTGCACGAACAAGTAGTGGACAATGGCAGGCAGGCGCCTTGCCAAGCGCTTTAGTGGCTGCGTCGATTTTATGTAGCCCAACGGGTATAGCGGCTACGTTTGTCTGGCTACTGACTACGGTTATTTTGTTTTATATGATGTGGCAATTTGCCTTATGGCACAGGCAAAACCACCAGCAACAAGAAAAAATAGATGAACTCCAATACGAGCAGAAACAACTGCGTCGCCGTTTTCTTGAACATGAAGATGCCGCGAAGCAGCGGGAACGTACACGGATTGCCAGAGACGTTCATGACTCCGTCGGCCATCAGCTTACAGCGCTAATGATGCAGCTGCAAGTCGCAGAGATGAAGGTCCAAGATCCGGTAATCGCAGAGGCAAAACAAACCGCCCGGACAGCGCTCGCAGAAATGCGCAGTGCAGTTAGAGCACTGGAAAGTGAAGAAGAGCGGGGCGTAGCGATGATTATTCGCCTCATTCGCAAGTTAGAGGCAGAGGGCCATGTTCGCGTCACGTTTACAACAGAAGCCGGAGCTCTGTCTGTGCCGCTCTCAGAGGAACAGAACGTGGCGTTGTACCGATTTGTCCAAGAAGGATTGACGAATGCCATGCGTCATTCTTATGCCAAAGAGATTGATGTCCACTTAGCAGTTGTCGGCAAACGGACGTATGTAGCGACATTAAAAAATGAAGCAAAGCCAGAAGCGGTTCGTGAAGGATTTGGGCTGACGCAGTTGCGCAATCGATTTGAACAGTTGCATGGCTGGTTTCGGGCAAGCAATGAAGACGGGATGTTTATAGTAGAAGGTGCTTTTCCGATAGAAAGGACGACGGCAATTGAAAACGATTCTTTTAGCTGA
- a CDS encoding GNAT family N-acetyltransferase: MSVKISKLESIDRYIGQLAELMVDTVDGGASIGFIAPMEKQEAEAYWQSLQLSEHTHVWVALANDSVMGTIQLHLVDKANGRHRAEIAKLMVANKARRQGIGRKLLAVAEKTAMEHNRTLLILDTEEGAPSNVLYKTSGYTFAGTIPQFAQNPYGGLRGTNLYYKHLPNGD, from the coding sequence ATGAGTGTTAAAATCAGCAAACTAGAAAGTATAGATCGCTATATTGGTCAGTTGGCTGAACTGATGGTAGACACTGTAGACGGCGGAGCTTCGATTGGCTTTATCGCCCCTATGGAAAAACAAGAGGCAGAAGCGTATTGGCAATCGCTTCAACTCTCAGAGCATACCCATGTGTGGGTGGCCTTAGCAAATGATAGCGTAATGGGAACGATTCAACTTCACCTCGTCGACAAAGCGAATGGCCGCCACCGTGCCGAGATAGCCAAGCTCATGGTCGCTAACAAAGCGAGGCGGCAAGGAATAGGCCGGAAATTGCTAGCCGTTGCCGAAAAAACAGCAATGGAACATAACCGGACGTTGCTCATCCTAGATACGGAAGAAGGAGCGCCCTCGAATGTATTGTACAAAACAAGTGGCTATACGTTTGCAGGGACGATTCCCCAATTTGCCCAAAATCCTTATGGGGGCTTACGAGGGACGAATTTGTACTACAAGCATTTACCAAATGGCGATTAA
- a CDS encoding ABC transporter substrate-binding protein produces the protein MKSRNLVTACMATALLLGACQSENDNNSDAGSASEPKTVTDGVGNEVTIPNKPERIIGSYLEDPLVTLGVTPVVQWSVASRESTQVYLEEYLEGIDPIDSVLPLEAVMDAEPDLIFAPGETSLQSGDYEQYNSIAPTYVLDQETADDWRAALTEIGEVLGLEDKAAEALATYDDRVAEVKEALNDKIGDSKVAAVWVIGGDYYVVAPDVASGAVLFEDLELEPANAIANLPEDAGAHWNPISLEALAELDADYLFLVDGDPDTIKSLKSEAIWSGIPAVEQGNVFEVSGKSSWLYNGYQANMQTIDSVYEHIIGE, from the coding sequence ATGAAATCCCGCAATCTCGTTACAGCCTGTATGGCTACCGCATTATTGCTTGGCGCCTGCCAAAGCGAAAACGACAACAATTCCGATGCTGGTTCTGCTTCCGAACCAAAGACGGTGACTGACGGAGTAGGCAATGAAGTCACGATTCCTAACAAGCCTGAGCGCATCATCGGCTCTTACTTAGAGGACCCTCTTGTTACACTTGGAGTGACCCCAGTCGTCCAATGGTCGGTTGCCAGCCGTGAATCCACTCAAGTGTATTTAGAAGAATACCTTGAAGGAATTGATCCAATTGATTCAGTGCTCCCCCTCGAAGCAGTCATGGATGCTGAACCGGATTTGATTTTTGCGCCAGGGGAGACTAGCTTGCAAAGCGGCGATTATGAACAATACAATTCAATTGCGCCTACTTATGTATTAGACCAGGAAACGGCCGATGATTGGCGGGCGGCGTTAACAGAAATCGGTGAAGTGCTCGGTTTAGAAGATAAGGCAGCCGAGGCGCTTGCTACTTACGACGACCGTGTTGCTGAAGTAAAAGAGGCATTAAATGATAAAATAGGCGACAGCAAAGTTGCTGCTGTCTGGGTTATTGGCGGCGATTATTATGTCGTTGCGCCTGATGTAGCTAGTGGCGCCGTGCTCTTTGAAGACTTGGAGCTAGAACCGGCCAATGCAATCGCTAATCTGCCTGAAGATGCTGGCGCCCACTGGAATCCGATTTCACTTGAGGCATTGGCTGAACTTGACGCAGACTATCTTTTCCTTGTAGACGGCGACCCAGATACAATCAAGTCATTGAAATCAGAAGCGATCTGGTCCGGCATTCCAGCAGTTGAACAAGGCAACGTGTTTGAAGTTTCAGGTAAAAGTAGCTGGCTTTATAACGGCTACCAAGCCAATATGCAAACGATTGATTCCGTTTATGAACATATTATCGGTGAATAA
- a CDS encoding M20 family metallopeptidase produces the protein MGTYTKANMLDLLEKLVNIDSGSYDKEGIDRVGSFLYDQYKALGFSAIVHEQSTYGNHMTITHQEARDPNILLLCHLDTVFPKGTAAKRPFSIKGNRAYGPGVVDMKASHVTLLSAVSALAANHDSTLQNIAILLTSDEEIGAPSGRKIIEAEAKGKKAVLVMEPARKDGSLVTARRGGGTYVMKVNGKAAHAGIEPENGRSAIEELAHKIVALHGLSDQKAGTNVNVGLIKGGTSVNTIADYAEASIDIRISKLEQAAVLEKKIQSICKTPTVEGTAVELISGITRPPMERNEQTVDLFNLIQKEAQALDLTLTETATGGGSDASFTSALGIPTIDGMGPVGGNPHSEEEYVEIDSLQERSLLLERTLVRLSK, from the coding sequence GTGGGCACTTATACCAAAGCAAACATGCTAGATTTGCTTGAAAAACTAGTAAATATCGATAGCGGTTCCTACGACAAAGAGGGAATCGACCGAGTAGGCTCTTTTCTTTATGACCAATACAAAGCATTAGGGTTTTCAGCCATTGTCCATGAACAAAGCACCTATGGGAACCACATGACGATCACCCATCAAGAAGCACGTGATCCAAACATTCTGCTGCTTTGCCACTTAGATACGGTTTTTCCAAAAGGCACAGCAGCCAAACGCCCTTTTTCAATCAAAGGAAACCGTGCCTATGGGCCTGGGGTAGTCGATATGAAAGCTAGCCATGTTACATTGCTTTCGGCTGTTTCTGCGCTAGCGGCAAACCATGATTCCACCTTACAGAACATCGCCATTTTGCTGACGAGCGATGAGGAAATTGGCGCGCCTTCTGGAAGAAAGATCATTGAAGCCGAAGCAAAAGGCAAAAAAGCAGTCCTCGTCATGGAGCCAGCACGAAAAGACGGCTCCCTTGTAACAGCAAGGCGAGGCGGCGGCACTTATGTCATGAAAGTGAACGGAAAAGCTGCCCATGCAGGCATTGAACCAGAAAATGGGCGAAGCGCGATTGAGGAGCTTGCGCATAAAATCGTCGCCCTCCACGGGTTATCCGATCAAAAAGCGGGCACAAATGTCAATGTCGGCCTAATAAAAGGCGGGACATCCGTCAACACAATCGCCGACTATGCCGAAGCAAGCATAGACATCCGCATTTCTAAGCTTGAACAAGCAGCTGTTTTGGAGAAAAAAATACAGAGCATATGCAAGACTCCTACCGTAGAGGGAACAGCCGTTGAATTAATAAGCGGGATTACAAGACCGCCAATGGAACGGAACGAGCAGACGGTCGATCTGTTTAACTTGATCCAAAAGGAAGCACAAGCTCTAGATCTCACGTTAACGGAAACAGCGACAGGAGGCGGATCAGATGCCTCGTTTACATCAGCATTAGGGATTCCAACCATTGACGGAATGGGCCCTGTTGGCGGCAATCCTCATAGCGAAGAGGAGTATGTAGAAATCGACTCCCTTCAGGAGCGATCATTGCTTTTGGAACGGACGCTTGTTCGATTGTCCAAATGA
- the purD gene encoding phosphoribosylamine--glycine ligase — protein sequence MNVLIIGGGGREHAIAWKAKQSSLVDNVYVAPGNPGMEDVATCIGLAESDHDALVQFAIQSDIGLTIVGPEAPLLAGIVDRFEEEGLPVFGPRQSAALLEGSKSFAKEIMTKYGIPTGKAKAFSDYEEAVAYVMQEGAPIVVKADGLAAGKGVTVALTEEEAIAALRHVLVESAFGEAGAQVVVEEYLEGEELSLMAFVSGNTVVPMVGAQDHKRAYDGDQGPNTGGMGAYSPVPQFKQADVERAVAEVLQPTADAMVKEDRPFTGILYAGLMMTAQGPKVIEFNARFGDPETQVVLPRLKSDLIDVMVKLLNGDQVELEWKQEAVVGVVLASVGYPGAYEKGVSIAGIEAASTKGLVFHAGTTKQGDVWQTNGGRVLLTAATGNTIADAQLAAYQAVKEIKSDGLYYRKDIAVKAMEAAK from the coding sequence ATGAATGTGCTTATTATTGGCGGCGGCGGGCGCGAACATGCGATTGCATGGAAAGCGAAACAAAGCAGCCTAGTCGACAACGTCTATGTAGCCCCAGGAAATCCAGGAATGGAAGATGTCGCTACATGCATAGGGCTTGCCGAATCAGACCATGACGCACTCGTGCAATTTGCGATCCAAAGCGATATTGGCTTAACGATTGTTGGGCCTGAAGCGCCGCTGTTGGCAGGGATTGTTGACCGTTTTGAAGAGGAAGGGCTGCCTGTGTTCGGCCCGCGCCAAAGTGCGGCGCTCCTTGAAGGGTCGAAGTCGTTTGCGAAAGAGATCATGACAAAATACGGCATTCCAACTGGCAAAGCCAAAGCGTTTTCCGATTACGAGGAAGCAGTAGCGTACGTAATGCAAGAAGGCGCGCCGATTGTCGTAAAAGCTGACGGCCTTGCTGCCGGCAAAGGCGTCACCGTCGCTTTGACAGAGGAAGAGGCAATCGCTGCCCTCCGCCATGTGCTAGTCGAAAGCGCGTTTGGCGAAGCAGGCGCACAAGTCGTCGTCGAAGAATACCTCGAGGGCGAGGAACTATCGCTTATGGCGTTTGTGAGCGGCAATACCGTTGTGCCAATGGTCGGAGCCCAAGACCATAAACGCGCCTATGATGGCGATCAAGGCCCGAATACAGGCGGAATGGGAGCCTATTCGCCTGTTCCCCAATTCAAACAAGCGGACGTGGAACGCGCTGTAGCGGAAGTGTTACAACCAACGGCTGACGCCATGGTCAAAGAAGACCGGCCATTTACAGGCATTTTATACGCTGGCTTGATGATGACCGCCCAAGGGCCAAAAGTAATCGAATTTAACGCCCGCTTCGGCGATCCAGAAACACAAGTCGTCTTGCCACGGCTAAAATCTGATTTAATTGACGTGATGGTGAAACTGCTAAACGGAGACCAGGTAGAACTTGAATGGAAACAAGAAGCGGTTGTCGGCGTCGTCCTTGCGAGTGTCGGTTACCCTGGCGCCTATGAAAAAGGCGTGTCCATTGCTGGCATTGAAGCAGCTTCCACGAAGGGGCTTGTGTTCCATGCAGGCACAACAAAGCAAGGGGACGTTTGGCAAACCAATGGCGGGCGCGTCTTGTTGACTGCTGCCACTGGAAATACGATTGCCGATGCCCAATTGGCTGCTTATCAAGCAGTGAAAGAAATTAAAAGTGACGGCTTGTATTACCGAAAAGACATTGCGGTAAAAGCGATGGAAGCCGCGAAGTAA
- the purH gene encoding bifunctional phosphoribosylaminoimidazolecarboxamide formyltransferase/IMP cyclohydrolase: MTKRALVSVSNKTGLIPFVKGLAEAGVEILSTGGGTKRALEEAGIAVVNVSDVTGFPEILDGRVKTLHPNIHGGLLAMRTNDEHIKQIEKLGIEPIDYVVVNLYPFAETIANPEASFADAIENIDIGGPSMLRSAAKNHADVTVVVDPADYDAVLASLNASKEEQLALRQKLAAKVFRHTAAYDAMIGSYLTDAVGEENPESLTVTYTHKQTLRYGENPHQKAAFYESRTSSPSSIAQAKQLHGKELSYNNINDANAALEIVKEFSEPAAVAVKHMNPCGVGTGATVGEAYTRAYEADPKSIFGGIVALNREVDRETAEKMAAIFLEVILAPSFSEEAKAILQQKKNIRLLEVAVTKGELEKKLASVHGGLLIQEEDHLGFDDGDIRIPTKREPTEEEWTALKLGWKVVKHVKSNAIVLTNGEMTVGIGAGQMNRVGAAAIAIEQAGERAQGAALASDAFFPYGDTVEAAAKAGITAIIQPGGSVRDNESIEKADEYGIAMVFTGVRHFKH; encoded by the coding sequence ATGACGAAGCGAGCACTTGTTAGTGTATCAAATAAAACAGGCTTAATCCCGTTTGTAAAAGGGCTGGCAGAAGCAGGGGTGGAGATCCTATCCACTGGCGGCGGCACCAAACGGGCATTAGAAGAAGCGGGCATCGCTGTTGTCAACGTTTCAGATGTAACGGGCTTTCCAGAAATTTTAGATGGCCGTGTCAAAACACTCCATCCGAACATTCACGGCGGCCTATTAGCGATGCGCACTAACGATGAACATATCAAACAAATAGAAAAACTTGGCATTGAGCCAATTGATTATGTTGTCGTCAATTTGTATCCATTTGCAGAAACGATCGCCAACCCAGAGGCATCATTTGCTGACGCGATCGAAAACATCGATATCGGTGGTCCAAGCATGCTCCGCTCCGCTGCTAAAAACCACGCAGATGTGACAGTGGTGGTAGATCCAGCCGATTATGATGCTGTGCTTGCTTCCCTTAATGCAAGCAAAGAAGAGCAACTTGCACTGCGCCAAAAACTAGCTGCAAAAGTATTCCGCCATACAGCGGCCTATGATGCGATGATCGGCAGCTACCTAACCGATGCCGTTGGCGAGGAAAATCCCGAAAGCTTGACGGTTACGTATACACATAAACAAACGCTCCGTTACGGGGAAAATCCACACCAAAAAGCTGCTTTTTATGAAAGCAGGACAAGTTCGCCGTCATCCATTGCCCAAGCAAAACAACTTCATGGCAAGGAATTGTCTTACAACAATATCAATGATGCCAATGCAGCGCTTGAAATCGTAAAAGAATTTAGCGAACCTGCGGCGGTAGCTGTCAAACATATGAACCCATGCGGTGTTGGCACTGGCGCCACTGTTGGCGAAGCCTATACGCGCGCTTATGAAGCAGACCCGAAATCGATTTTTGGCGGCATTGTAGCCCTAAACCGAGAAGTGGACCGTGAAACAGCTGAAAAAATGGCGGCGATCTTTTTGGAAGTCATTCTCGCCCCTTCATTTAGCGAAGAAGCAAAAGCGATTTTGCAGCAGAAAAAAAACATCCGTCTGCTAGAAGTCGCTGTCACCAAAGGCGAGCTGGAGAAAAAGCTTGCCTCCGTCCATGGCGGCTTGCTCATTCAGGAAGAAGACCATTTAGGCTTTGACGACGGGGACATCCGCATTCCAACGAAACGGGAACCGACAGAAGAAGAATGGACTGCGTTGAAACTCGGCTGGAAAGTTGTCAAGCATGTGAAGTCAAACGCAATTGTGCTTACGAACGGCGAAATGACAGTCGGCATTGGCGCTGGCCAAATGAACCGCGTCGGTGCCGCGGCGATTGCAATTGAACAAGCGGGTGAACGAGCGCAAGGCGCTGCCCTCGCATCAGATGCGTTCTTTCCGTATGGAGATACAGTCGAAGCAGCCGCAAAAGCGGGCATTACCGCAATTATTCAGCCAGGCGGCTCCGTTCGTGACAATGAATCGATTGAAAAAGCAGACGAATACGGAATCGCCATGGTCTTTACAGGCGTACGCCACTTCAAACATTAA